One Silene latifolia isolate original U9 population chromosome 4, ASM4854445v1, whole genome shotgun sequence DNA segment encodes these proteins:
- the LOC141653609 gene encoding zinc finger A20 and AN1 domain-containing stress-associated protein 1-like, whose translation MADNQLNDATSFQQAEVPILCAKGCGFFGSSSTMNMCSKCYRDHHMAAENAASAKIAVEKSLSLPSTATPTLVVSGGSSSKTVAEETVEIVKEVEAEAKVKAKNRCGCCNKKVGVVGFQCRCGSTYCGTHRYPEEHKCTFDYVEAGKQAIAKANPVIKADKINRF comes from the coding sequence ATGGCGGACAATCAGTTGAACGACGCGACAAGTTTTCAACAAGCGGAAGTACCGATTTTATGCGCGAAAGGTTGCGGATTTTTCGGTTCATCGTCGACGATGAACATGTGCTCGAAATGTTACCGTGATCACCATATGGCGGCGGAGAACGCGGCGTCGGCGAAAATAGCCGTCGAAAAATCTCTGTCGTTGCCGTCAACGGCGACACCGACGCTTGTTGTTTCCGGCGGATCGTCATCGAAGACGGTGGCGGAGGAGACAGTGGAGATTGTGAAGGAGGTGGAAGCGGAGGCAAAAGTGAAGGCGAAGAATAGGTGTGgttgttgtaataagaaggtaGGGGTGGTAGGGTTTCAGTGTAGATGTGGGAGTACATATTGTGGAACGCATAGGTATCCGGAGGAGCATAAGTGTACATTTGATTATGTGGAAGCGGGTAAACAGGCGATTGCGAAAGCTAATCCCGTTATTAAAGCTGATAAGATTAATaggttttag